CGAACCACGGGTCGTCTACGTTGAAGTAGACCTTGTTGAAGACAAGGGCGGTCGCCGTGCCGTAGATCGCGAAGTCGTAGAACTCCATGATCGTTCCGGCGCCGGAGGCGACGGCGACCCGTCCGGGTCGCTCGCGGGTGGGCTGGTGAGCGTGTGGGATCGAATGGTCTACTGCTACCACGGATCACTCCTCATCGATGGGTGAACGCGTTCGGCTGGTCCCGAGGCGTTCATGGGCTGTGGTCATGGGCGGTACTCGTGGATGAGTCGATGGTGTCGGACTCGTCGCTGTCGGTAAATAGGGAAAAACCTTAGGGCGCTGAAAAGATCTGGCGCGCTGCACTATCGGCAGGCTGAACCCGGCGAGCGGCGGGGATCGCCATATGCGTTGTCGTCCGGGGTGACTCGGTCAGTCGGCGGCGGCGAACTCCTCGTGTCTGCTGAGACGCCCCAGTGCATCGAGGACGCGGGCGAAGTCGGCGATCCGCTGTGCGCGGTAGTCGTCGACGGTGTCGTCGTCGAACGTGTAAAAGCCTGCGCCGTCGGTCATCCCGCGCCGGCCCGTGGTCATGTGGGTCTCGACGAGGGGGGCGGGGGCGAACCGTTCGCCGAGTTCCCGACGCAGGTAGTGCGACGCGTGATACAGGGTGTCGCAGCCTCCCCAGTCGATGAACTCGAGCAGACCGAGGACCGCGAACCGGGAGCCGAAGCCGATCCGGACGGCCGTGTCGATGTCCTCGGCACTCGCGACCCCCTCCTCGACCATCCTCGCCGCCTCGTTCATCACCAGGGCCTGCAACCGGGGCACGATGTATCCCGGCGACGCCGCACAGACGACCGGCGTCTTGCCGACGGCGAGCAGGAGATCACGGGTCGCGTCGACGGTGTCCTGCGTGGTCGAGGTCCCGGGGCTCACCTCCACCAGCGGCATCAGATCGGCGGGGTTGAGCCAGTGGGCGTTGAGGAACCGCTCCGGGAACGCCAGGTGGGTGGCGAGGTCGTCGACGAGGAAACTCGATGTCGTGGACGCGATCGGGACGGTCGGGTCGACCGCCGACTCGATCCACGCGAACGCCTCCCGTTTCACCTCGGACACCTCGGGGACCGCCTCGAAGACGAGATCCACCGATGCCATCGCGTGTGTCGCAGTGGTCCGGTCCACCACGTCGACGTGCGCGGCGACATCGTCGATGCGGTCGGCGGACAACAGGTCCAAGGTCACCTTGTGGTCGAGGGCGTGGCGGATCGCGGTCCGCACGCCGTGCCGGTAGGTGATGGCGGACTCGCCGCGGTCGCGGAGGTCCACGACCGTCACCGTCACATTGCCGAAGGCGAGTGCTGCGGCGATGCCCTGCCCCATCCGTCCGGCGCCGACGACGGCGACGTGCAACCGGCTCACTGGTGGAATCCCTCGTGGAGGAACCGCTGGAGTGATGGGCGGTCGAGGTGCGCCATCCCGAGGCTCTCGAAGGTGCGGCTCCCCGCAGAGGCGGCGCGTCCCGTGACGGCCCCTGCGAGGGCGAGCAGTCCGTCGGCGACAGGAGTCGGCACCGACGCCCAACGCCCCACCGAACTCAACAGCGCCAGTCCGATCTCCACGTCCTCGGTCATGTACCGATGGGTCGTGAGGTCGATGTCCTCCCGCCAGTCGCCGCTGTCGGTCAACTTCTCGTGGGCGGCGTTGCCGTACATCCATTCATCGCCGTCGGCGGTGTAGTGATCGGCCAGCGGAAAATGCGGCGCCGAGTAGCCCAGGGCCTCGCGGACGGCGATCCGCTCGGCGTCGAGCGCGGAGGTGACCCGGCGGATCGATTCCTGGGTGCCCTCGTTGTGGATGTCCCACGACGGGAAGTGTTCGAGCGGACCGGCATTCATCAGGATCAGCGGTGGGTGGATGATCGGGCCGGCGTTCATCAGTGCGCCGCTGAGTGCATCCTCGCTGCGCTCGACGGCGGGGTACACCTCCGCCAGCAGGCCGAGTGCGCGGTCGGTGTGCCGTGCGGGGAAGACACCGGTGGGCAGCCTGGTTGCGTAGCCGCTCACCACGACTCGCGTGTCCCCGTGCTTGCGCGCGAGATACGGAAGCGTGCCGGTCTCGGCGAACGCGACGTCGGCGTGATTCCCGGCATCGCGCACCGCGCGAGCGAACACGACCGACCCGAAGCTACCCGGCGGCAGATAGACGACCTGACCGTCGCGCAGATGCGGCGCCAGTTCGCGTGCGAGCGACTCGTGGGCGAAGGCAGGAACGGGCGCGACGATGACCTCCGCGTTGGACACGGCGTCGCCGAGAGCGGTGAACACCTGAATACCGTCGCCGCCGTCGACACGGACCTGGCGGTGACCGCGATGGTCGTCGACGTCGAGAAGTCCCCGCTCGACCAGCGGTGAGAACGCGGCACCGTCTCGGCGCCACCACGACACGTGGTGATTGTTCTCGCTCAACTCCGCGGCCGCGGCATACGAACCGTGGCCTCCACCGATCACACAGACCTTCACTGACATCCTCCTCGATCTCGGCCGCCGACTGCGGCCGTTTGCGGGCTGGAAGGAAACGTAGGAGTGGCCGCCGTCGAATGTCTCGACATCGCCCGATAGCGAAAAAAGTCGGCGCCCTGATGCAGGATTGTCACGTGCCGGACGACCTCGATTATCAGATCGTTCACGCTCTGCAGGTGGCCCCTCGCGCCCCGTGGGGTGTGGTCGGCGACGTCGTGGGCGTCAGCGCGGCGACGGCCGCGCGACGATGGGAGCGTCTCGTCGACCAGGGGCTGGCCTGGATCGTGTCCTATCCGGGCGCGGCGTATCTCAACACGCGATGCAGCGCCTTCGTCGAGGTGCAGACGTCGGCGGCGCGGGATTCCGTCGTCGAACGGCTGTGTCGTGACCGGCACGTGGCGACCATCCAGCGCACCGCCGGTGACGGCGACCTGCTGCTCACCGTCATGGTGCCGGATCTCGAGTTCCTCGGGGACTGGGTGCAGCTCCTCGCCGAATCCGACGGGGTGGCGCGCACGCGGACCAGGGTGGTCACCAAGGTCATCGGTGAGAGCGAGCGATGGCGGATGCGGACCCTCGGTCAGGACGAGGAGTCCGTACTCGCCGAGCACCGGCCCGTGCACCGGCCACTGGCCCACGATCCCGACGAGCCGGACCTGCGCCTGATCGCCGCGCTCGCCGAGGACGGGCGGAGGTCGGCGGTGGACCTCGCCAGTGCGAGCGGGTTGAGTGCGCCGACGGTGCGGCGGCGCCTGACGGCACTCGTCGCCGAGCGGGTCCTGTCGATCCGATGCGAGGTGGCGCACGTGATCAGCGGATGGCCGATCACCGCGAACGTATGGGCGCGCGCGTCGTCGAGGTCCATCGTGGCGCTGGTGGACGCGCTGGACGGGTTGCCGCAGGTGCGGGTGTGCTGCGAGGTGACCGGGACCGCGAACATCATCATGGGCGTCTGGCTGCACACCGTCGGCGAACTGGCCGAGTTCGAACAGGAACTCGAGAGCCTGGTTCCGGGCCTCGTGGTGGTCGATCGCTCCGTCACCCTCGAGACGCCCAAACGGTTGGGCTCGTTGCTCGACCGGTCGGGATGTCGGACGGGTTCGGTACCCGTCGTCCTGTGACCCCGGCGGCCGGTGCGACATCACCCCGTCACCTACGGTGGATTCATGTCTCCGGATTCGCCCGTGGTCGCACTGTTGGGTTCACCCGCTGTCGCCCCGCCCCCGAACCTCGCCGAGATCGAAGCGCTCGCCACCGTGCGGTCGTGCACAGCCGACGACCTCGGCTCCGCGCTTCCCGGGGCCGACGTCCTCCTCGTCTGGGACTTCTTCTCCCGTGCGCTGCGGGACAACTGGGGGCCGGCCACCGCGGATCTGCGGTGGGTGCACGTGTGCGCGGCCGGGGTGGACTCGCTCCTGTTCGACGACCTCCGGGAATCGGACATCGTGGTGACCAACGCCGCCGGGGTCTTCGACCAGCCCATCGCGGAATTCGTCCTGGCGTCAGTCCTGGCCCGGGACAAGCAATTACACCTCACCAAGCGTCTGCAGCGGGAGCGCGCGTGGCAGCACCGGGAGACGACGCGGACGGCGGGGACGTCGGCGTTGGTGATCGGCACGGGCGGAATCGGCCGCGCCACCGCGCGGTTGCTGCGCGCCGCCGGAGTGCGGGTCACCGGGGCGGGGCGCACGGCGCGTGAGAACGATCCCGACCTCGGCACCGTCCTCGCCACCGACGATCTGGCCGCCTACGTCGGGGAGTTCGACAACGTCGTCGCGATCGCGCCGCTCACGCCGCAGACCGAACGGATGATCGACGCCGACGTGTTGTCGGCGATGCGGTCGGATGCGCACCTGATCAACGTCGGGCGCGGACAGCTCGTCGACGAGCCCGCGTTGATCGAGGCCCTGGCGGCCGGGCGGATCGGCGCGGCATCGCTCGATGTGTTCACCGACGAGCCGTTGGCGTCGTCCAGCCCGCTGTGGGCGATGGAGAACGTCGCGATCTCGCCGCACATGAGCGGCGACGTCGTGGGGTGGCGCGATGTGCTCGCCGACCAGTTCCTCGCCAACCTGCGGCGATACGTCGGTGCGGGCGCACCCCTGGACGAAGTACTCGAAAACGTCGTCGACAAGCAGCGAGGTTATGTCGTGGCCGCCAGTCGGGCGGCCGGCGATAGTAGGCTGTAGCGCGATGACCATCGTGTATTTCGTGATCGCCGTGTTGGCGCTGGCCGGTGCCGGCGCCCTGTTGTGGCTGGATCGCCAGCGTTCCAGTGTTGCGCGGCATCAACGCGCGATCTGGGGTGATCAGCACGAGTTCAAGTTCCGCGAGTCGGATACCAAGCTGCGCAAGGTATTTCACCGCGCGACGATGAACGTCCCGGAACGCGTCGCGGTTCAGGACGTCGCATTCGGGCATTACTCTGGCGCAGAAGCGGTGGTCTTCGACCTGGCCGAGACCGCCACCGTTGTCGCGGTTCGGCGTTCGACCCCGTCGTCGGTGGTGGTCGATCTGCGCCACGAGGATGTACTCGCACCCGCCGAGGAGGACGTCGAGCTGCTCGGCGCGATGGGTCCGCGCGTCATGTTCTCCAACAATCTCGACGTCGCCCGCCGCGTCTGCGACCGCCGCATGGTGGCCTTGGCCAACACCGCACCGTCCTACATCGAGGTGCTGTGGAACGAGGGCAACTGGGTCCTCGGTTCGATGCCGCTGACCACCGACACCGACCGCCTGGACGCCGGGCTCGAGGTGGTCCGGCGGTTCGCCGATCTCCTGCGGGTGTTGCCGCCGATCGTCGATCCCCAAGACGCGCCCGACCCACGCGACCCGCACGGTCCCACCCGGGCCGAGCTGGCCGACGAGAAGACCGAGTCGATGCGCGACAAGCAGCGCCGGGCCCGGATCGCCGCCGCCGCGAATGATGTCGACGACCAGGGTTCCGCAGACGCCGACCCGGTCGCGCCGGAGCCCACCCGTGCCTGGAGCGCGGTGCCGGAGGCCACGCCGCCCGCACCACCGTCGACGGCCGGTCGCCGGATGCAGCCGATGCCGGTCCGACGGCCGTCGCAGGCGCCGGGCGGCGGCCGGCCGCCGAGCGACCGCGACGAAGGTTCGCCGACCCCGCCGCCGGGTGCGGCACGTCCGGCCCGGCCGTACGATCTGCCCCCGAGCACGCCGTCGACGGACCGCCCGAATCGCCACCGCAAGAACTGACCGGCGGGCGGTCCGGTCGCGTCCGAACCATCAGTGAGAAATGAGCCGTGACATGTCCTCGTCCGTACCCCCCACCGTCAACGACGACGGCCGCGCACGCCTGGCGGAGCTCGTCACCGAACTCGCGGTGGTGCATGGCCGGGTGACACTCTCGTCGGGCAAAGAGGCCGACTACTACGTCGACCTGCGGCGCGCCACGCTGCACCACGAGGCATCCCGCCTGATCGGCAGCCTGATGCGGGAACTGACCGCGGACTGGGACTACCAGTCCGTCGGTGGGTTGACGCTCGGTGCCGACCCCGTCGCGACGTCGATCATGCACGCGGCGGGGCGGGAGATCGACTCGTTCGTGGTCCGCAAGGCCGCCAAGACCCACGGTATGCAGCGCCGCATCGAAGGCCCCGACATCGCAGGCCGCAACGTGCTCATCGTCGAGGACACATCCACGACCGGTGCCTCACCGTCGGCCGCGGTGGAGGCTGCGCGCGAGGTGGGCGCGACGGTGATCGGGGTGGCCACCGTCGTCGATCGGGCCACCGGCGCCGACGAGGTGATCGGCGCCCTCGGCGTGCCGTACCGGTCGCTGCTCGGGCTGAGCGACCTCGGACTGGTCTGAGGGGTGGATCAGCCGGGACCCACCGAGTGGCAGGCGGGACCTGCCGTCGGTGTGGGGCCGTGGCAGACCGACCGTGACGGCCCGCTGCCGACGGATCCGCGATACGACGCCGACCTCCTCGCCGAGGGCGACACCCGTAACGTCGTCGATGCCTACCGCTACTGGACCCGCGAGGCGATCGTCGCCGACATCGACACGCGGCGCCATCCGTTCCACGTCGCGATCGAGAATTTCGCCCATGACGCCAACATCGGGACGGTGGTGCGCACCGCCAATGCGTTCGCCGCGGCCGCGGTGCACATCGTCGGCCGGCGACGATGGAATCGTCGCGGGGCGATGGTGACCGATCGCTATCAGCATCTGCTGCACCATGATTCGATCGCCGAGCTGTTCGACTGGGCGCACCGCGAGGGTCTCGCGGTGGTCGCGGTGGACAACACGCCCGGCGCCCAGCGCCTCGAGGCCGCCGAACTGCCCCGGCGGTGTGTGCTGCTCTTCGGTCAGGAGGGACCCGGGGTCAGCGACGATGCACAGCGGCACGCGGACCTGACCGTCTCCATCGCGCAGTTCGGGTCGACGCGCAGTGTCAATGCCGGTGTGGCGGCGGGTATCACGATGCATGCGTGGATACAGCAGCACGCCGATCTCGATCGGGCCTGGTAGTCAGGAGGGCGATCGGCGCAGCAGTTCGGCGACGCGGTTGGCGGTGTCGAATGCCAGGATTCGGCCGGAGTCCGCCATCCGGCGAACGCGGGTCGGTGGCTGCGGCGGTGTGACGGTGAGGATGTCGCCGACGTGGACGTCGCCGGTCCGGACGACGTCGGCGTAGACACCGAGATAGCGGTCCGACGTCGCCGCGACCGCGCGGGTGAGGCGCTTGTCGAGGGGTAGGCCGACGTGGGCGCGACTCGGCACGACGCAGCGCACCGTCTTCATCACCACATGCAGTTGGGCGCCGCCCAGATCCACTGTCGCGCCGGTCCACTCGGACTCCGGGAGGCCGCGCCCGGTGCCGTCGATCACCACGTTCGGCCGGAAACGTCGGGTGGCGACGCTGTCGTCGCCGATCGCCTCGGCGATGGTGGCAGCGCTCGCCTCCGACAGCAGGTGAATCGGGCAGAGGTCGACGAAAGTACCAGGGGGAGTGGCATTTCGGGTGATCGTGGCAAGTGCTCGGGCATTCATGTCGGAGATCTTCGGGAGCCGCTCGTCGGGAGCGATACCCAGGTCCTGGGCCAGCGCCCGAGGGGCGAGGGTGCCGAGACGTTCCCGCCACGGCAGACGATGGGCGCGGGGGTCCGCGGGCAGCGGCACCAGGCGCACATCGCGGTCCAGTCGCGACGACAGTGCGGCGTGGATCGCGGGGTCGTCGCTGCGGTGTTCGGTGCCGTCGGGAGCCGTCACGATGACCGCCGGTGCATGTCCCGGCCCGGCGTCGGGGCCCGGGGGAGTCACGTAGCGCGCGGAGAACACGAGCACGGCCGGCAGCCTGCGTGCCGAGATCGTGGTGTCGCGCTCGACGTCGTGCAGTGCCCAGAGCCGGTCGCCGTGGACGCCGCGTCGGCGCAAGGTGGCGGTCTCGAGTTGTTCGCCGGCCATGGACTTGACCGGGTGGCGCCACAGCTGCGTGACGTGTGCTGACGGGCTGCTCATCGGTCACCTCGGGGGTCGGCTACGCGGCGTGTGGGTGTGCCGCACAGGGTAACCGATCGTTCACTTGCGCAATCATCGCGTCCGAGGAAGAGTTACGAGCCGTGTCGACTCTGCGGTTGCGCTCTGCGATCTTGTCTGTCCTGACCCCGATGCTTCTCGTGATGGGAGTCGTCGCGAGCGGCACCGCCACCGCGGCACCGACCGCGACCGCCCCGGCCGCGTTCACCCCGGCGCAGCTGGTCGGGCCGTACGCCTCCGACGTCCCGCCGACCGGCACGTACATCCCGGTCCTCGACGGCTTCGCGGAACTCCGCCGGGCCCACCCGTCGATCATCGCGTCGAACCTGCAGAAGGTGAAGGCGATCAACAACTCCGCGACACGCGCGCAACAGGCGGACGCGATCGCGGTCAACTACGACGATCGGCTGGTCTCGCTCTCCGACGCGCTCGGTGACCGGCTGGGCACGGTGTTCCGTCAACTCCTGGCCGCGGGCAAACTGCCCAAGGTCGACGCGCTGGCCGGCGGCGACACCGCGCGGGCCGGTCTGCCCCTCGGCACGACGTTGCTGGAGAAGGAGTACTACGACAACCCGCGGCCGTTCGTGGTGGCGCCCACGTCGATCAAGCGGTACGACAAGCCGGGTGGTCACCTGTATGCGGAACTCGTGAACAACGGGTCGTACCCGTCGGGGCACACCAACATGGCCTACTGGAAGGGCGCGCTGCTCGCCTACTGGCTCCCGGAGCTCGGTCCGCAGATCATCGCGCGCGCCGGCGAGATCGGCCGCAGCCGAATCGTGCTCGGCGTGCACTATCCGCTGGACGTGATGGGTGGCCGGATCATGGGCACCGACATCGCCGCCGCCCGGCTGGCCGATCCGCGATTCGCGCAGCTGATCGATCAGGCGGGGGCGCAACTGCGCGACCAACTGCGTCGCTCCGTCGGAATGTCGTTGACGGACTTCATCGCCCGTGACACGCCGTACCTGACGACACAACAGGCCGTCAGCGAGCACCGGAACCTGATGACGTACGGGTTCCCCGTCGTGTCGCCGGGGCAGGTCAACGGGATCCCGGCGTCGGCGGCGGCGCTGCTGCGCAGCCGATTCCCCGGCCTGACCGACGGCCAGCGACTGGACATCCTGCGGCGCACCGCGATTCGCACGGGCTATCCGCTGGACCGATCCGGTGCCAACGGTGGCTGGCTGCGCATCGACCTCGCTGCGGCATACGCGGTCACACCCTGATCGGGTACCACCACGGTCACGCGGTGACCGGCTCCTCGAGTGACGGCACGTGCAGCACCTCGCGGTTGCGGTAGTGGCCGAGTGCGCTCAAGGCGATACCCAGGACCGCCCACGCGGTCAGTACGAGCCAGGGCTGTGTGGCGTCCGCATCGGGGAAGTAGCTCAGGTCGCGCACCAGGGTGGCGCCCGCGCCGGGCACCAGGAACTGCCCGATCGCACCCCAGGGTGTGGCGAGGAACTGCACGGGCATCGTGGCCGCCGACAAGGGGTTGCCGACGAACATGGTGATCACCGCGCCGACGGCGATTCCCGGCGGCCCGATCAGGGAGTTCATCCCCACCACGAATGACGCGGTGCCCAGGACCGCGAGCGAGATCCCGGCGCAGAGCAGGAAGAAGTTGCCGGGCAGTATGCCGAACCAGGTGTGCGTCACCAGCGTCACGCTGACCCCACCGAGGATGGCGAACACGACCAGTGCGACGAGCCGTCGGGTGACGCCGGCGACGAGTAGTGAGATCAGGATGCCGCCGAGCAGGCCGGCCAGTACGAGAGGGAACCCGAGGGCGCTCAGGCCCGAACCGTTGGGATCGTCCCCGGCGAGGGGCACGACGTCGGTGGTCGTGACGGTGGTCGTCACCGGGTTGACGCCGGGCCGGGCGGACTGGGCCGACATCTGCTGCTGCATCGAGCCGGCCACGCCTTTGAGAATCGAGACGACTGCGGGACCCGCGGCGGACGCGATCAGCACTTCGGGAGCGCGTCCGGCGACGATCGCACCGTCGATGTCGCGGGTCCTGATCGCGGTG
This sequence is a window from Gordonia insulae. Protein-coding genes within it:
- a CDS encoding 3-hydroxybutyryl-CoA dehydrogenase: MSRLHVAVVGAGRMGQGIAAALAFGNVTVTVVDLRDRGESAITYRHGVRTAIRHALDHKVTLDLLSADRIDDVAAHVDVVDRTTATHAMASVDLVFEAVPEVSEVKREAFAWIESAVDPTVPIASTTSSFLVDDLATHLAFPERFLNAHWLNPADLMPLVEVSPGTSTTQDTVDATRDLLLAVGKTPVVCAASPGYIVPRLQALVMNEAARMVEEGVASAEDIDTAVRIGFGSRFAVLGLLEFIDWGGCDTLYHASHYLRRELGERFAPAPLVETHMTTGRRGMTDGAGFYTFDDDTVDDYRAQRIADFARVLDALGRLSRHEEFAAAD
- a CDS encoding NAD/NADP-dependent octopine/nopaline dehydrogenase family protein gives rise to the protein MKVCVIGGGHGSYAAAAELSENNHHVSWWRRDGAAFSPLVERGLLDVDDHRGHRQVRVDGGDGIQVFTALGDAVSNAEVIVAPVPAFAHESLARELAPHLRDGQVVYLPPGSFGSVVFARAVRDAGNHADVAFAETGTLPYLARKHGDTRVVVSGYATRLPTGVFPARHTDRALGLLAEVYPAVERSEDALSGALMNAGPIIHPPLILMNAGPLEHFPSWDIHNEGTQESIRRVTSALDAERIAVREALGYSAPHFPLADHYTADGDEWMYGNAAHEKLTDSGDWREDIDLTTHRYMTEDVEIGLALLSSVGRWASVPTPVADGLLALAGAVTGRAASAGSRTFESLGMAHLDRPSLQRFLHEGFHQ
- a CDS encoding Lrp/AsnC family transcriptional regulator, which produces MQDCHVPDDLDYQIVHALQVAPRAPWGVVGDVVGVSAATAARRWERLVDQGLAWIVSYPGAAYLNTRCSAFVEVQTSAARDSVVERLCRDRHVATIQRTAGDGDLLLTVMVPDLEFLGDWVQLLAESDGVARTRTRVVTKVIGESERWRMRTLGQDEESVLAEHRPVHRPLAHDPDEPDLRLIAALAEDGRRSAVDLASASGLSAPTVRRRLTALVAERVLSIRCEVAHVISGWPITANVWARASSRSIVALVDALDGLPQVRVCCEVTGTANIIMGVWLHTVGELAEFEQELESLVPGLVVVDRSVTLETPKRLGSLLDRSGCRTGSVPVVL
- a CDS encoding D-2-hydroxyacid dehydrogenase, whose product is MSPDSPVVALLGSPAVAPPPNLAEIEALATVRSCTADDLGSALPGADVLLVWDFFSRALRDNWGPATADLRWVHVCAAGVDSLLFDDLRESDIVVTNAAGVFDQPIAEFVLASVLARDKQLHLTKRLQRERAWQHRETTRTAGTSALVIGTGGIGRATARLLRAAGVRVTGAGRTARENDPDLGTVLATDDLAAYVGEFDNVVAIAPLTPQTERMIDADVLSAMRSDAHLINVGRGQLVDEPALIEALAAGRIGAASLDVFTDEPLASSSPLWAMENVAISPHMSGDVVGWRDVLADQFLANLRRYVGAGAPLDEVLENVVDKQRGYVVAASRAAGDSRL
- a CDS encoding type III secretion system chaperone family protein — encoded protein: MTIVYFVIAVLALAGAGALLWLDRQRSSVARHQRAIWGDQHEFKFRESDTKLRKVFHRATMNVPERVAVQDVAFGHYSGAEAVVFDLAETATVVAVRRSTPSSVVVDLRHEDVLAPAEEDVELLGAMGPRVMFSNNLDVARRVCDRRMVALANTAPSYIEVLWNEGNWVLGSMPLTTDTDRLDAGLEVVRRFADLLRVLPPIVDPQDAPDPRDPHGPTRAELADEKTESMRDKQRRARIAAAANDVDDQGSADADPVAPEPTRAWSAVPEATPPAPPSTAGRRMQPMPVRRPSQAPGGGRPPSDRDEGSPTPPPGAARPARPYDLPPSTPSTDRPNRHRKN
- a CDS encoding orotate phosphoribosyltransferase; the protein is MSSSVPPTVNDDGRARLAELVTELAVVHGRVTLSSGKEADYYVDLRRATLHHEASRLIGSLMRELTADWDYQSVGGLTLGADPVATSIMHAAGREIDSFVVRKAAKTHGMQRRIEGPDIAGRNVLIVEDTSTTGASPSAAVEAAREVGATVIGVATVVDRATGADEVIGALGVPYRSLLGLSDLGLV
- a CDS encoding RNA methyltransferase, producing MDQPGPTEWQAGPAVGVGPWQTDRDGPLPTDPRYDADLLAEGDTRNVVDAYRYWTREAIVADIDTRRHPFHVAIENFAHDANIGTVVRTANAFAAAAVHIVGRRRWNRRGAMVTDRYQHLLHHDSIAELFDWAHREGLAVVAVDNTPGAQRLEAAELPRRCVLLFGQEGPGVSDDAQRHADLTVSIAQFGSTRSVNAGVAAGITMHAWIQQHADLDRAW
- a CDS encoding MOSC domain-containing protein — encoded protein: MSSPSAHVTQLWRHPVKSMAGEQLETATLRRRGVHGDRLWALHDVERDTTISARRLPAVLVFSARYVTPPGPDAGPGHAPAVIVTAPDGTEHRSDDPAIHAALSSRLDRDVRLVPLPADPRAHRLPWRERLGTLAPRALAQDLGIAPDERLPKISDMNARALATITRNATPPGTFVDLCPIHLLSEASAATIAEAIGDDSVATRRFRPNVVIDGTGRGLPESEWTGATVDLGGAQLHVVMKTVRCVVPSRAHVGLPLDKRLTRAVAATSDRYLGVYADVVRTGDVHVGDILTVTPPQPPTRVRRMADSGRILAFDTANRVAELLRRSPS
- a CDS encoding acid phosphatase; this encodes MGVVASGTATAAPTATAPAAFTPAQLVGPYASDVPPTGTYIPVLDGFAELRRAHPSIIASNLQKVKAINNSATRAQQADAIAVNYDDRLVSLSDALGDRLGTVFRQLLAAGKLPKVDALAGGDTARAGLPLGTTLLEKEYYDNPRPFVVAPTSIKRYDKPGGHLYAELVNNGSYPSGHTNMAYWKGALLAYWLPELGPQIIARAGEIGRSRIVLGVHYPLDVMGGRIMGTDIAAARLADPRFAQLIDQAGAQLRDQLRRSVGMSLTDFIARDTPYLTTQQAVSEHRNLMTYGFPVVSPGQVNGIPASAAALLRSRFPGLTDGQRLDILRRTAIRTGYPLDRSGANGGWLRIDLAAAYAVTP
- a CDS encoding ABC transporter permease, which encodes MTETSTNAASPPTGPVTTWSKTLIMSLLAAVAIGVVVLAFLWPVATSSAKDLPVGIVGPQIAVAQVEQNLDTNAPGVFDTSTYATRDEAITAIRTRDIDGAIVAGRAPEVLIASAAGPAVVSILKGVAGSMQQQMSAQSARPGVNPVTTTVTTTDVVPLAGDDPNGSGLSALGFPLVLAGLLGGILISLLVAGVTRRLVALVVFAILGGVSVTLVTHTWFGILPGNFFLLCAGISLAVLGTASFVVGMNSLIGPPGIAVGAVITMFVGNPLSAATMPVQFLATPWGAIGQFLVPGAGATLVRDLSYFPDADATQPWLVLTAWAVLGIALSALGHYRNREVLHVPSLEEPVTA